A part of Desulfobacterales bacterium genomic DNA contains:
- a CDS encoding ABC transporter ATP-binding protein, protein MTIAIDIHKIDHSYGDFPVLQDISFSIETGDFFIVIGPNGSGKTTLMKIIANIIKPLQGRLTLFSRPLELYPRKKLARKVAFVPQLADLDFPFTVTEIVLMGRSPHLGLLGWEQEKDFEIAQRAIAFTETTHLAHRKLNELSGGERQRVYIARAICQEPQIILLDEPTAALDLAHQIKIMDLMEKLRAEKNITIVMVSHDVNLAAMYARRLLLLNRGRIVTLGPPQDVLNYKTLEAVYGCTLLVDESPIGRFPRVTLVPKKYQGPGIGGQKSKGPGQ, encoded by the coding sequence ATGACGATTGCAATCGATATACATAAGATCGACCATTCATACGGCGACTTTCCCGTGCTACAGGATATATCTTTTTCCATTGAAACCGGCGACTTTTTCATTGTGATCGGACCCAACGGCTCCGGCAAAACCACCTTGATGAAAATCATCGCAAATATCATTAAACCGCTCCAGGGCCGGCTGACATTATTTAGCCGCCCCCTTGAGCTATACCCGCGCAAAAAACTTGCCAGAAAGGTGGCCTTTGTTCCGCAACTGGCAGATTTGGATTTTCCCTTTACCGTCACGGAAATTGTATTGATGGGCCGCTCCCCCCACCTGGGGCTGCTCGGATGGGAGCAGGAAAAAGATTTTGAAATTGCACAAAGAGCCATTGCCTTTACCGAAACCACGCATCTCGCGCACCGCAAACTGAATGAGTTAAGCGGCGGTGAACGCCAACGGGTGTACATTGCCCGCGCCATCTGTCAGGAACCGCAAATCATCCTTTTAGATGAACCGACGGCCGCCCTGGACCTGGCTCACCAGATCAAGATCATGGATCTGATGGAAAAGCTGCGGGCGGAAAAGAACATCACCATTGTCATGGTGTCCCATGACGTGAACCTGGCCGCCATGTATGCCCGGCGACTACTGCTGCTTAATCGCGGCCGTATCGTAACCCTGGGACCGCCCCAGGATGTGCTCAACTATAAAACCCTGGAAGCGGTTTATGGCTGCACCCTGCTGGTGGACGAAAGCCCCATCGGCCGGTTCCCCCGGGTAACCTTGGTGCCCAAAAAGTATCAGGGACCGGGGATCGGGGGGCAGAAATCGAAAGGACCAGGTCAATAA
- a CDS encoding MotA/TolQ/ExbB proton channel family protein: MLEIFKSGGPVMYPLLACSFIVLTVVIERAMFWIRLDMLRSQSLVNEVLELCRAADWESVKIKVAGSKDYLIRILVSGILHREFSMTKAMESAAADEVKNMRRYMGVLDTMITVAPLLGIFGTVLGIITSFEMLGSAGIEHPEAVTAGIAQALITTAAGLGIAILSVFPYNYFNSRVAGAVLDIEKYATSLEIVYEKLFQKSELPKGDSA; this comes from the coding sequence ATGCTGGAAATATTTAAAAGCGGCGGACCGGTCATGTATCCCCTCCTGGCATGCTCCTTCATTGTGCTCACCGTTGTCATTGAACGGGCAATGTTTTGGATCCGGTTGGACATGCTGCGAAGCCAGTCGCTGGTCAATGAGGTTTTGGAGCTTTGCCGGGCCGCCGATTGGGAATCGGTCAAAATAAAGGTGGCCGGATCAAAAGATTACCTGATCCGGATTCTTGTCAGCGGCATCCTGCACCGTGAATTTTCCATGACCAAGGCCATGGAGTCGGCTGCGGCCGATGAGGTCAAAAATATGCGCCGCTATATGGGGGTGCTGGACACCATGATTACGGTTGCCCCGCTCTTGGGTATTTTCGGCACGGTGCTTGGCATTATCACATCATTTGAAATGCTGGGATCTGCCGGCATTGAACACCCTGAAGCGGTAACCGCCGGTATTGCCCAGGCGCTGATTACCACGGCGGCAGGACTCGGAATCGCCATTCTTTCGGTCTTTCCCTACAACTATTTTAATTCACGCGTGGCCGGCGCCGTTCTGGATATTGAAAAATATGCCACCAGCCTGGAAATCGTTTATGAAAAACTGTTCCAGAAGTCAGAATTACCAAAAGGCGATTCGGCATGA
- the cobT gene encoding nicotinate-nucleotide--dimethylbenzimidazole phosphoribosyltransferase — translation MNMKELLGNIRPVRTELYTLAQQRLDNLTKPPGSLGRLEEFARRLVAIYNTEMPEIPQKVVFTFAGDHGVAEEGFSAFPQEVTAQMVLNFIHGGAGINVLARHAGADVVVIDIGVNFEFDDLEGLVKRKVVHGTKNIIKGPAMTPVEAVRCIEVGRELAQEYADRGYRLFATGEMGIANTTPSSAIAAVITGESVADVTGKGTGIDEIALDNKVRGITKAISINRPDPRDGLDVLAKIGGAEIGGIAGLCLGAAARGIPVVIDGFISTAGALIAYTLNPDVADYLFAAHHSVEKGHQAMLAHMKLRPILNLDLRLGEGTGAALAMTVIDAGLKIYREMATFGEAGVSDQNK, via the coding sequence ATGAACATGAAGGAATTGCTTGGAAATATCCGACCCGTAAGAACCGAGCTATATACGCTTGCGCAGCAACGGCTTGACAACCTTACAAAACCGCCCGGCAGTCTCGGCCGGCTGGAAGAGTTTGCCCGCAGACTGGTTGCGATATACAACACTGAAATGCCTGAGATCCCTCAAAAGGTGGTCTTCACCTTTGCGGGCGACCACGGCGTTGCCGAAGAAGGCTTCAGCGCGTTTCCCCAGGAAGTGACAGCCCAGATGGTTTTGAATTTCATCCATGGCGGCGCAGGAATCAACGTCCTGGCCCGGCACGCCGGGGCGGATGTGGTGGTCATCGACATCGGGGTTAATTTTGAGTTTGACGACCTGGAGGGACTGGTTAAAAGGAAAGTCGTCCATGGAACGAAGAATATCATCAAGGGCCCGGCCATGACGCCTGTCGAAGCCGTCCGATGTATCGAGGTCGGCAGGGAGCTGGCGCAGGAATATGCGGACAGGGGCTATCGGCTCTTTGCAACCGGTGAAATGGGCATTGCCAACACGACCCCTTCATCGGCAATTGCCGCGGTCATCACCGGAGAATCCGTAGCGGATGTTACCGGCAAGGGGACCGGTATCGACGAAATTGCCCTGGACAATAAAGTCCGGGGCATCACCAAAGCGATTTCGATAAATCGCCCCGATCCCCGGGATGGACTGGATGTGCTGGCAAAAATCGGCGGCGCCGAAATCGGCGGTATCGCCGGTTTGTGTCTGGGAGCTGCCGCAAGGGGCATTCCGGTGGTTATCGATGGATTCATCTCAACAGCGGGCGCCCTGATCGCGTATACCCTGAACCCTGATGTTGCCGATTATTTGTTTGCGGCCCACCATTCGGTAGAGAAGGGTCATCAGGCCATGCTTGCCCATATGAAATTACGGCCGATACTGAATCTCGATCTTCGACTGGGTGAAGGCACCGGGGCAGCCCTTGCCATGACGGTTATTGACGCGGGGCTGAAGATTTATCGGGAAATGGCGACCTTCGGTGAGGCCGGAGTTTCCGATCAGAATAAATAA
- the cobS gene encoding adenosylcobinamide-GDP ribazoletransferase has product MLQKLLGAVQFLTILPVPSGSAHASADEIGKSSAFFPIVGLIQGFLLALVYAIFVRIFPNDIVAALVVASLVLSNGGFHIDGLSDTVDALASRKSKERMIAIMKDSTTGPIGVVSIVILILIKYLLFQNVFFMPGVTAYVVLILTPVLARWSMVPALFHAKSARDDGLGKIFIEQTGHRELIVATSLATGIAAVNVLMASHLLVPLKIIVIFISCYIFSFSMSRFFAKKFGGLTGDNLGAITEMNEVLCLFMFLVPYPT; this is encoded by the coding sequence ATGTTGCAGAAACTACTTGGCGCAGTTCAATTCCTTACGATTTTACCGGTTCCGTCCGGGTCTGCTCATGCAAGCGCGGACGAAATCGGCAAAAGTAGCGCCTTTTTCCCCATTGTAGGCCTGATACAGGGATTTCTGCTTGCCCTGGTCTATGCGATCTTTGTGCGGATATTTCCGAACGACATTGTTGCCGCACTTGTCGTCGCATCACTTGTTCTCAGTAACGGCGGGTTTCATATCGATGGACTTTCCGATACGGTTGATGCGCTGGCATCACGGAAAAGCAAAGAAAGAATGATCGCCATCATGAAGGACAGCACCACCGGTCCCATCGGTGTGGTTTCCATTGTTATCCTTATTCTGATAAAATATCTTCTGTTTCAGAATGTTTTTTTCATGCCGGGCGTAACCGCTTACGTCGTGCTGATCCTAACCCCGGTACTCGCCCGCTGGAGTATGGTCCCGGCCCTCTTTCATGCCAAAAGCGCCCGGGATGATGGTTTGGGAAAAATATTCATCGAACAGACGGGCCACAGGGAGTTGATTGTCGCAACCAGCCTTGCAACGGGAATTGCCGCTGTAAATGTATTAATGGCATCTCACTTGCTGGTGCCACTGAAAATAATCGTCATATTCATATCGTGTTATATCTTTTCTTTTTCGATGTCGCGCTTCTTTGCAAAAAAATTCGGCGGGCTCACCGGTGACAATCTAGGTGCAATTACAGAAATGAATGAGGTGTTATGCCTATTCATGTTTTTAGTGCCCTATCCAACTTAA
- a CDS encoding histidine phosphatase family protein: MPIHVFSALSNLNLNMITTVYIIRHGLTINAEEKRYSGHLDVPLSEEGEKQIGRLADHLVHEANESQLPGSAGNALGCIYCSDLQRSRRSAEIIARSFGLQPIIIPRLRERGFGRWEGMTFDEINRKYPDEFMAWINNPLTFFPVGGESTEAVRDRVMPAFRDIIEKEKGKKTAIVAHGGVNRIIICELLGVSLQNMFRIEQDYSALNVFSFHGEFAVLRRMNFVAAGSRGHVSHQMK; the protein is encoded by the coding sequence ATGCCTATTCATGTTTTTAGTGCCCTATCCAACTTAAATTTAAATATGATTACAACAGTTTATATCATTCGTCATGGATTGACGATCAACGCGGAAGAAAAAAGATACTCAGGCCATCTGGATGTGCCGCTTTCTGAAGAAGGTGAAAAACAGATAGGACGTCTGGCAGATCATCTTGTTCATGAAGCGAATGAGAGTCAATTGCCGGGGAGCGCGGGCAACGCTTTGGGTTGCATTTATTGTTCAGACTTGCAACGTTCCAGAAGAAGCGCAGAAATTATCGCCCGTTCTTTTGGATTGCAACCGATCATCATTCCCCGTTTAAGAGAACGCGGCTTCGGCCGATGGGAAGGCATGACCTTTGATGAAATCAACCGTAAATACCCGGATGAGTTCATGGCCTGGATAAACAATCCCCTAACATTTTTCCCCGTCGGCGGGGAAAGCACCGAAGCTGTCCGGGACAGAGTTATGCCGGCCTTCCGCGACATCATTGAGAAAGAGAAAGGAAAGAAGACCGCCATTGTCGCCCACGGAGGGGTTAACCGGATTATTATTTGCGAACTGCTGGGGGTTTCTTTACAGAATATGTTCAGAATCGAACAGGATTACAGCGCTCTCAATGTGTTCAGTTTCCATGGCGAGTTCGCTGTCTTGAGACGGATGAATTTTGTGGCCGCCGGCAGCCGGGGTCATGTTTCCCATCAAATGAAATGA
- a CDS encoding diphthine--ammonia ligase yields MPNKEKIIVSWSAGKDSALALHELMRIGIYEIVSLITTVTEEYERISMHGVRRILLERQADSLGLPLEQVYIAKNCSNDEYESKMRTVLLKYRDKGVSAIAFGDIFLEDLRRYREKNLALIGMKGIFPLWGKNARKLVGKILSLAFDAVVTCVDSQFLDKTFVGRKFDKQFLSALPATVDPCGENGEFHSFAYNGPIFRYCIEHRTGEIVLRDNRFYFCDLMPV; encoded by the coding sequence ATGCCAAATAAAGAAAAAATAATTGTATCATGGAGTGCGGGAAAAGACAGTGCGCTCGCTCTCCATGAGCTCATGCGAATTGGAATCTATGAAATAGTTTCCCTTATCACGACCGTCACGGAAGAATATGAGAGAATCAGTATGCACGGGGTGCGTCGGATATTGCTTGAAAGACAGGCTGATTCTCTGGGATTGCCCCTCGAGCAGGTGTATATCGCAAAAAACTGTTCCAATGACGAATATGAATCAAAAATGCGCACGGTCTTGCTGAAATACCGCGACAAAGGTGTTTCTGCAATCGCTTTTGGTGATATATTCCTTGAAGATTTAAGGAGGTATCGGGAAAAAAATCTTGCGCTGATTGGTATGAAAGGAATATTTCCGCTTTGGGGAAAAAATGCTCGCAAGCTTGTTGGTAAAATTCTGTCTTTGGCTTTTGACGCTGTTGTGACATGTGTTGACTCTCAATTTCTGGACAAAACATTTGTCGGGCGGAAATTCGACAAGCAGTTTTTGTCCGCCTTGCCGGCGACCGTCGACCCCTGTGGGGAAAATGGTGAATTTCACTCGTTTGCTTATAACGGTCCCATATTTCGCTACTGCATAGAACACCGCACAGGGGAGATCGTTTTAAGGGACAATCGTTTCTACTTTTGTGATTTGATGCCCGTTTAA
- a CDS encoding TonB-dependent receptor: MKYLKLFLICIPLILSRICLAASDAQPVTLPEVVVTATRSATTMDKIGGNSITVITAKDIESKKSRSVAELLKEIPGLDIESQGGPGTQTAVFIRGADSKNTLVLIDGVVFNDPSSPNRSADIGNLNIDNIERIEVVRGAMSVLYGSNATAGVVNIITKKGKSKPSVYGGIEGGSYNTWKVYAGSDGGLDVFNYSFSLSRTETDGFSIANADNDRILHNGNTSEKDGWKNTTLSGKLGYDITPDFDINASVRYMNSEVRVDDWYSGNWPTYDAGYLVDQVDYDPFWTATPNPSGNKRQRWDNEQAYYRVDAHNFFFDRFLESTFYYNGSLHTRDGFDADGTLAYDYDGKTNEFGFQGTMNFQDVNLLHMGASYWKEALESKSSSIDKDADISSFWVQDQLFWGESLDLVAGLRYDIHDRFGGATTYRVAPAYTLATSNTTLKASYGTGFRAPSLFELYSVYGNENLQEEKSKGWDVGVEQPLSDNKIKVGLTYFDTVFDDRIDYDFATSTYNQLPGNTKTKGIEAFIKYAPASTLDLTIHYTYTDTEDPDGNQLVRRPYNKVYANMRYRFLNRGVFNLDYYWVDERREIDSAKDVNGTPVEKLDAYSLVNLAVTYDLYQWLQLYGRIDNLFDAFYESAWSYATPGLSVYVGVKLKTF, from the coding sequence ATGAAGTACCTCAAACTGTTTTTAATCTGTATCCCTCTGATCCTGTCGAGAATCTGCCTGGCTGCATCTGATGCTCAGCCAGTTACACTACCCGAAGTAGTCGTCACGGCGACACGCAGTGCAACAACGATGGACAAAATCGGCGGCAATTCGATTACAGTCATTACCGCCAAGGATATCGAGTCTAAAAAATCAAGATCTGTTGCAGAGTTGCTGAAAGAAATACCCGGCCTTGATATAGAGTCGCAGGGAGGGCCCGGCACCCAAACCGCTGTTTTCATCAGAGGCGCCGATTCCAAAAACACCCTGGTGCTGATCGACGGTGTTGTGTTCAACGACCCCTCTTCCCCCAATCGCAGCGCCGATATCGGAAATCTGAATATTGATAATATTGAACGGATTGAAGTGGTCCGAGGCGCCATGAGCGTTTTATACGGCAGCAATGCCACTGCCGGCGTTGTTAATATCATCACCAAGAAGGGCAAAAGTAAACCTTCGGTTTACGGGGGTATTGAGGGAGGTTCCTATAATACCTGGAAGGTTTACGCCGGGTCTGACGGAGGGCTGGATGTGTTTAATTATTCATTTTCGCTTTCGCGAACCGAAACCGATGGATTCTCCATTGCCAACGCAGACAACGACCGTATCCTGCATAACGGTAATACATCCGAGAAGGACGGCTGGAAAAATACGACCCTTTCCGGAAAACTCGGCTACGATATTACCCCTGATTTTGATATCAATGCCAGCGTTCGATACATGAATTCGGAAGTCCGGGTGGATGACTGGTATTCCGGCAACTGGCCGACATATGATGCCGGTTATCTGGTTGACCAAGTGGATTACGACCCGTTCTGGACTGCCACACCGAATCCAAGCGGCAACAAACGACAGCGATGGGACAATGAACAGGCCTATTACCGGGTTGACGCCCACAATTTTTTCTTTGACCGCTTTTTAGAATCAACATTTTATTACAATGGTTCTTTGCACACCCGTGATGGATTTGACGCAGATGGAACCCTGGCTTATGACTACGATGGTAAAACAAATGAATTCGGCTTTCAGGGTACTATGAATTTTCAGGACGTAAACTTACTGCACATGGGGGCAAGTTACTGGAAAGAAGCGCTGGAGAGCAAGTCTTCCAGTATTGATAAAGATGCCGATATATCCAGCTTCTGGGTCCAGGACCAACTGTTTTGGGGTGAAAGCCTGGATCTTGTCGCCGGACTGCGTTATGATATCCACGACAGATTCGGCGGGGCCACCACCTATCGCGTCGCCCCGGCTTATACCCTTGCGACATCCAATACTACCCTCAAGGCCAGTTATGGAACCGGATTTCGCGCCCCCTCCCTGTTCGAGTTGTATTCGGTTTACGGCAATGAAAATTTACAAGAGGAAAAAAGCAAAGGCTGGGATGTCGGGGTTGAACAACCGTTGTCCGATAATAAAATCAAAGTGGGGCTAACGTATTTTGACACGGTTTTCGACGATCGCATTGATTATGACTTTGCGACGTCAACATACAACCAGCTCCCGGGCAACACAAAGACAAAGGGTATCGAAGCCTTTATCAAATATGCGCCCGCCTCGACGCTGGACCTGACGATCCATTACACCTATACGGACACGGAAGATCCTGACGGAAATCAGCTGGTTCGGCGCCCATATAACAAGGTTTATGCAAACATGCGATATCGTTTTCTTAATAGAGGAGTCTTTAACCTTGATTATTACTGGGTCGATGAAAGACGCGAAATCGATTCGGCCAAAGATGTAAACGGCACCCCGGTTGAAAAACTGGACGCCTACTCTCTGGTTAATCTGGCAGTTACTTACGATTTATATCAATGGCTCCAGCTTTACGGAAGAATCGACAACCTGTTTGACGCCTTCTATGAAAGTGCCTGGAGTTATGCCACACCCGGTCTTTCGGTTTATGTCGGCGTGAAGCTGAAAACGTTTTAG
- a CDS encoding cobalamin-binding protein, whose translation MNKEYPGLIDFSPGFLLQPVLEKLQVKIGAIKSAISSACCLVIFSLVAGGLFPPTAFAATYTVVTDLLGRSVKVPADPRRVIALAPNITEIIFALKQEHRLKGVTQFSDYPVEARKLPKVGSYVQLDLERIVALKPDLCIAIKDGNPRSVVERLESMGIAVYALDPRNLNSVMETILAIGRLMQAENTARDLVQTMQARVARVQTNVSKAAGRPGVFFQIGISPIVSVGTPTFIHELIEKAGGRNLAAGDTPYPRFSREQVLGLSPDVIIITSMARTDIFERVKEEWSRWPNMPAVQNRKIFITDSNLFDRPSPRLVDALELLAGLIHPDLIRENQSP comes from the coding sequence ATGAATAAAGAATATCCCGGATTGATCGATTTCAGTCCGGGTTTTTTATTGCAGCCGGTTTTAGAGAAGTTGCAGGTAAAGATTGGCGCAATCAAATCCGCCATCAGTTCAGCCTGCTGTTTGGTCATTTTTTCTTTGGTGGCGGGTGGACTGTTTCCCCCCACAGCCTTTGCCGCAACCTATACGGTCGTAACGGACCTGCTGGGCCGGTCGGTCAAGGTGCCTGCCGACCCCCGGCGCGTCATCGCATTGGCGCCCAATATCACTGAAATAATCTTTGCATTGAAACAGGAACATCGCTTGAAAGGCGTCACCCAATTCAGCGATTACCCGGTTGAGGCCCGGAAATTACCCAAGGTGGGTTCCTATGTGCAATTGGACCTGGAGCGCATTGTGGCCTTGAAGCCGGACCTTTGCATTGCGATCAAGGATGGAAATCCAAGGTCAGTAGTGGAACGACTCGAATCAATGGGGATAGCCGTTTACGCCTTAGACCCCCGCAATTTAAATTCGGTCATGGAAACCATCCTGGCAATCGGCCGGCTGATGCAGGCCGAAAATACCGCCCGGGACCTGGTACAAACCATGCAAGCCAGGGTCGCGCGTGTTCAGACAAACGTTTCCAAAGCCGCCGGCCGGCCCGGCGTTTTTTTCCAGATTGGGATTTCACCGATTGTTTCCGTGGGGACGCCCACCTTTATCCACGAACTGATCGAAAAAGCAGGGGGGAGAAATCTGGCGGCAGGCGATACCCCATATCCCCGATTCAGCCGGGAACAGGTCCTGGGGCTTTCGCCGGACGTCATTATCATCACCTCCATGGCCAGAACCGATATTTTTGAACGTGTCAAAGAAGAGTGGTCGCGCTGGCCCAACATGCCCGCGGTCCAAAACCGGAAAATCTTCATCACGGACTCTAATCTTTTCGACCGTCCGTCACCCCGCCTGGTGGATGCCCTTGAGCTGCTGGCAGGACTGATCCACCCTGATCTTATAAGGGAGAATCAATCGCCGTGA
- the cobU gene encoding bifunctional adenosylcobinamide kinase/adenosylcobinamide-phosphate guanylyltransferase — protein MNLHSNNKQTRIIFITGGARSGKSSFALRQAEKIDGRKLFIATAQPLDAEMAERVKTHREERSPEWDTAEVSSEIGETLENNGPYYQVILIDCLTLWLFNVMGGHAETSDCETKVIETIDTLMNRLQDVQRSPQRFENLSSIFFVSNEVGMGIVPGNRSARIFRDMAGRLNQKVAQIADEVYLMVSGLPLQLKR, from the coding sequence ATGAATTTACATTCAAACAACAAACAGACCAGGATCATATTTATTACCGGCGGCGCCCGCAGCGGCAAAAGTTCGTTTGCCCTTCGCCAGGCCGAAAAGATCGACGGCAGAAAACTCTTTATCGCCACGGCGCAGCCGCTGGATGCGGAAATGGCGGAGCGGGTCAAGACGCACCGGGAGGAGCGCAGTCCGGAGTGGGATACTGCGGAAGTCTCCTCTGAAATCGGCGAAACGCTGGAAAATAACGGCCCGTATTACCAGGTAATCCTTATTGATTGCCTGACCCTCTGGTTATTCAATGTGATGGGGGGGCATGCGGAAACATCAGATTGTGAGACCAAAGTGATCGAAACAATCGACACATTGATGAACAGGTTGCAGGATGTTCAACGATCCCCGCAACGGTTTGAGAATTTATCTTCCATCTTTTTCGTTTCCAATGAAGTAGGCATGGGGATCGTGCCGGGCAACAGATCAGCTAGAATTTTCAGGGATATGGCCGGACGACTCAATCAAAAGGTCGCTCAAATTGCCGATGAAGTTTATCTGATGGTTAGCGGGCTGCCGCTTCAGTTGAAAAGATAG
- a CDS encoding iron ABC transporter permease — protein MKPPLVLKRLMTVSIVMLLLLLAAMLLGLSAGSTGSSLTAVVQTIWGKNDIDPTLAAIIWRIRLPRVLLAALVGATLSVGGLVFQALLRNPLAEPYILGISGGSAIGAIIGILLGVSPFPGVSLFAFIGSMATLLLILMMVSGQTILKRESLLLSGVMVNAFCAAVIMFLVSLTQDSRLHNIIFWLMGDFSMVDARQVAILAATLLPGMILIFWFAHPMNLLLAGKEPAQSMGVHVKAVTVTLLVATSFMVSATVSHSGLLGFVGLVMPHLLRLLLGPDHRVLVPACILGGSTYMVLCDLLARILPEQGEMPAGVITAMIGAPLFIFLMKTSKR, from the coding sequence GTGAAACCACCCCTTGTCCTTAAACGCCTGATGACCGTCTCAATTGTGATGCTCCTGCTGCTGCTTGCGGCCATGCTGCTGGGTCTGTCGGCGGGATCAACCGGGAGCAGCCTGACAGCCGTCGTTCAAACCATTTGGGGTAAAAACGATATTGACCCCACTCTCGCTGCCATCATCTGGCGGATTCGTCTGCCCCGGGTTCTGCTGGCAGCCCTTGTGGGCGCCACGCTATCGGTGGGCGGCCTGGTATTTCAGGCGCTGCTGCGCAATCCCCTGGCCGAACCATACATCCTGGGCATTTCAGGAGGTTCGGCCATTGGGGCCATTATCGGCATCCTGCTGGGGGTATCCCCCTTTCCCGGCGTCAGCCTTTTCGCTTTTATCGGCAGCATGGCCACCCTCCTGCTGATTTTAATGATGGTGTCCGGCCAGACGATTCTTAAAAGAGAATCGCTGCTGCTGTCCGGTGTGATGGTCAATGCCTTTTGCGCGGCGGTCATCATGTTCCTGGTATCGTTGACCCAGGATAGCCGCCTGCACAATATCATTTTCTGGCTGATGGGGGATTTTTCCATGGTCGACGCCCGGCAGGTTGCAATCCTTGCGGCAACGCTGTTGCCGGGAATGATTCTGATCTTCTGGTTTGCCCATCCCATGAATCTGCTCCTGGCGGGCAAAGAACCGGCCCAGTCCATGGGCGTCCATGTAAAGGCGGTAACGGTAACCCTGCTGGTCGCCACGTCGTTTATGGTCAGCGCAACCGTCAGCCACAGCGGACTGCTGGGTTTTGTGGGCCTGGTCATGCCCCATCTGCTGCGCCTGCTGCTGGGCCCGGACCACCGCGTGCTGGTTCCGGCCTGCATTCTGGGCGGCAGCACCTACATGGTCCTTTGCGACCTGCTGGCAAGGATTTTGCCCGAACAGGGTGAGATGCCGGCCGGTGTCATCACCGCCATGATCGGGGCGCCCTTATTCATATTTTTGATGAAAACATCCAAGCGATGA